The sequence ATATCGTGCAGATCCATCTGGCTGTCGTGCAGCCATTCGCGCAGGGAGCGACGCGTGCCCGGCTCGTGCATCTCCTGCCAGGTTTCCCACATGCTTTGCAGGGAACGCGGTGCATCATCCTGCGGCGGCGTCGCTTCGGAAATTTCGCTACGCTCAACGCCGATGATATTAGAGACCAGCACCGTATGGTGCGCGGTCACCGCGCGACCGGATTCGGTGATCACCGTCGGGTGCGGCAGGCCGTGCTCTTCACAGGCATCACCGATCGCCCAGATGATGTTATTGGCGTATTCATTCAGACCGTAGTTCACCGAGCAGTCAGACTGCGAGCGGGTCCCTTCGTAGTCCACGCCCAGGCCACCGCCCACGTCGAAGCACTGAATATTCACGCCAAGCTTGTGCAGCTCAACGTAAAAACGGGCTGATTCACGCACGCCGGTGGCGATATCGCGAATATTGGCCATCTGCGAACCGAGGTGGAAGTGCAGGAGCTGAATGCTGTCCAGACGACCGCGCTCGCGCAGAATCTCCACCAGTTGCAGTACCTGGTTCGCCGCGAGGCCGAATTTGGATTTTTCACCGCCGGAGGACTGCCATTTACCGGAACCCTGAGACGCCAGACGCGCACGCACGCCGAGGCGTGGCACCACGTTAAGACGTTCAGCCTCTTCCAGCACGATCGCGATTTCAGTCATCTTCTCGATAACCAGATAGACCTTGTGGCCCATCTTCTCGCCAATCAGCGCCAGACGAATGTACTCACGGTCTTTGTAGCCGTTACAGACAATGACCGAACGGGTCATGCCCGCATGCGCCAGAACCGCCATCAGCTCCGCTTTGGAGCCGGCTTCGAGGCCCAGCGGCTCGCCGGAGTGGATAAGGGACTCAATCACGCGGCGGTGCTGGTTCACCTTAATCGGGTAAACCAGGAAGTAGTCGCCTTTATAGCCGTAGGATTCACGCGCGCGCTTGAAGGCGGCGTTAATAGAACGCAGGCGATGTTGCAGGATCTGCGGGAAGCAGAACAGTGCAGGCAAACGCTGGCCCTGTGCTTCACGGGCTTTCACCAGTTTGGCGAGGTCCACGCGCGCTTCAGGGACGTCCGGATCCGGGCAAACGCTGATGTGGCCCAGTTCGTTGACGTCGTAGTAGTTATTGCCCCACCAGGCAATATTGTATGTGCGCAGCATCTTGCTGGCTTCCTGGGAGCTCATCGCAACCTCCTGCATAGAACGTAGTACACCCTGTTCGCCCGCTGACGAAGGCGAAAAAGAAGACATGTCGTCAGACATAGCGAACCTCAACTCTTTGTATTAAGTGTAAAACAGTTGACTACTATCGCAGCGTTATACGGCGATAACAACCCATAAACGGCTCCGTTTCCCAGCAGAGTATGCTGAAATCCAGACCGTGCGACCGGTTTCTTATTCATATCATTGTAAAACACGTATCCGAACTCTGTATGACAAGGTTCGGCGAAACCACGAGAAAACTCTTGTATTAACAAGAGCGCCCTTGTTCAGTTTTCACACAGCCTGACCGGCCCTGGAATCCTGAGAAGCGCCGAGATGGGTATAACATCGGCAGGTTTGCAGACTAGAAATGCGGGTTGCGGGAATCAAATGCGCGCCAGAACGGCTGCGCTGAATTAGCGGAAAACGATGGTTCATTATCTCGTATCACCTCCACGGCCGCCTCTGCTGAAACGGACCCCAAGCCAAAGCTAAAAGTTCACTGCTTAACCCGGCTGGAAGTGGCGACTCGATGAGTTCATCGAGCGCTTATTTTGTATGAGCCGCGCGCCGCGTTTTATACCGAGAAGGGGGCTAAAAAGCAAAACAAAAATGCGTGGGTTGCCAGCGCCGTCAGGAAAAATTTCCAGCAGACATTTCAACGCCGTGAGAGATGAATCAAAAAAAACTGGAAATCGGGCGAAGAAGTGACCTAAAATAGCCATCCAGATGTTAATCCATCTATACTGATTAACACTCATACTGCCAGTGTCAAAAACCTGCAGGCCTTGGTAGAATGATCTCCTTTGGCTATTCCACACAGCAGCTTGAGCTAACCAAATTCCTCTTAGGTGAAATAAAACATGGCAAAACACCTGTTTACGTCCGAGTCCGTATCAGAAGGACATCCTGATAAAATTGCTGACCAAATCTCCGATGCGGTGCTGGATGCGATCCTGGCGCAGGATCCTAAAGCGCGCGTCGCGTGCGAAACCTACGTCAAAACTGGCATGGTTCTGGTTGGCGGTGAGATCACCACCAGCGCATGGGTTGATATCGAAGAGATCACCCGTAACACGGTGCGTGAAATCGGTTATGTGCATTCTGATATGGGCTTTGATGCCAACTCTTGCGCGGTGCTGAGCGCCATTGGCAAACAGTCTCCAGACATCAACCAGGGCGTTGACCGTGCCGATCCACTGGAACAGGGCGCGGGCGACCAGGGCCTGATGTTTGGCTACGCGACCAACGAAACCGACGTGCTGATGCCAGCCCCGGTCACCTACGCGCACCGTCTGGTACAGCGTCAGGCTGAAGTACGCAAAAACGGCACCCTGCCGTGGCTGCGCCCGGATGCAAAAAGCCAGGTCACCTTCCAGTACGATGACGGCAAAATCGTTGGCATCGATGCAGTGGTACTGTCTACCCAGCATTCCGAAGAGATTGACCAGAAATCCCTGCAAGAAGCCGTGATGGAAGAGATCATCAAGCCGGTTCTGCCGACCGAATGGCTGAGCTCT comes from Enterobacter kobei and encodes:
- the yqgB gene encoding acid stress response protein YqgB translates to MNKKPVARSGFQHTLLGNGAVYGLLSPYNAAIVVNCFTLNTKS
- the metK gene encoding methionine adenosyltransferase encodes the protein MAKHLFTSESVSEGHPDKIADQISDAVLDAILAQDPKARVACETYVKTGMVLVGGEITTSAWVDIEEITRNTVREIGYVHSDMGFDANSCAVLSAIGKQSPDINQGVDRADPLEQGAGDQGLMFGYATNETDVLMPAPVTYAHRLVQRQAEVRKNGTLPWLRPDAKSQVTFQYDDGKIVGIDAVVLSTQHSEEIDQKSLQEAVMEEIIKPVLPTEWLSSATKFFINPTGRFVIGGPMGDCGLTGRKIIVDTYGGMARHGGGAFSGKDPSKVDRSAAYAARYVAKNIVAAGLADRCEIQVSYAIGVAEPTSIMVETFGTEKVPSEQLTLLVREFFDLRPYGLIQMLDLLHPIYKETAAYGHFGREHFPWEKTDKAALLREAAGLK
- the speA gene encoding biosynthetic arginine decarboxylase, which produces MSDDMSSFSPSSAGEQGVLRSMQEVAMSSQEASKMLRTYNIAWWGNNYYDVNELGHISVCPDPDVPEARVDLAKLVKAREAQGQRLPALFCFPQILQHRLRSINAAFKRARESYGYKGDYFLVYPIKVNQHRRVIESLIHSGEPLGLEAGSKAELMAVLAHAGMTRSVIVCNGYKDREYIRLALIGEKMGHKVYLVIEKMTEIAIVLEEAERLNVVPRLGVRARLASQGSGKWQSSGGEKSKFGLAANQVLQLVEILRERGRLDSIQLLHFHLGSQMANIRDIATGVRESARFYVELHKLGVNIQCFDVGGGLGVDYEGTRSQSDCSVNYGLNEYANNIIWAIGDACEEHGLPHPTVITESGRAVTAHHTVLVSNIIGVERSEISEATPPQDDAPRSLQSMWETWQEMHEPGTRRSLREWLHDSQMDLHDIHVGYSSGTFSLQERAWAEQLYLNMCHEVQKQLDPSNRAHRPIIDELQERMADKIYVNFSLFQSMPDAWGIDQLFPVLPLEGLNHAPERRAVLLDITCDSDGAIDHYVDGDGIATTMPMPEYDPENPPMLGFFMVGAYQEILGNMHNLFGDTEAVDVFVFPDGSVEVELSDEGDTVADMLEYVQLDPKTLLTQFRDQVKNTGLDDALQQQFLEEFEAGLYGYTYLEDE